ATTACAACCTTTTCCAGATAGTACGTAGATGCATGCAGTGTACGTAATATACAACTTTTCCGAGATAATATACAACCTTTTAGATGCATGCAgtgtaataattaaattatatatacaaccTTTTCGAAATAGTACGTACGTAGTCTAGAAAAGGTTACAGAAACATTGTCCCAATGctcatatttttcttactcAACCATTCAAATGTAATTAAACGCATTCTTCcgaatttcatttattttcatgTGCACAAAGAGATTGAGTAGACTTTATCTTTGTGTATATATGATCCaaatataaagatatatatatacatctcATAGTTTACccatataaaattacaaatcagTATTCAGAAAAATGTTTGAGGAGGAGATAATGGCGCACCACGAGCAAAATCAAGTAGAGCTGTGCTAGTATCACCACTACCAAGCTATATCCATCTATCAACTTGCAAGTATCAAACTTTATGCATTAttcttttcaagattttaaattttcctatttattaatttattttagtacAAATTAAagattcttttcatttatttttatttttcttttctgggctttgattttaatttgggCTTAGAACCCATATTCCTATTTGACCAATTGCATCTTTGATgtgattcttttttattagCGTGAcgaaaaattagtaaaattacACTGTGCGGTGGCGTTTATTTAAACTACGAGCAAGCATCTATAACTGAATATATGGACATACATTTGTTAATTTACACGTGCATTAGTCTTCCCTCTAGAGCTCATGGTCTTAGTTAAACTTATTCAggatcaaattatttattcatCTGATAGATTAGGACACGAACCATCGTGAAGAGTTCCGGTGTCGCCGATACGATCGGATACGTGTGGTCAGCGACTTGTTTCCCACTAGATAATGCTTGATTTTTTGGAGTAGTGATAACGAAAACAAGTTGATGAAACAGagtaacaaaaacagagtaaaaaatAGAGTACTTCGATTGATAAAACGTAATTTGATACAATGTTCATAAAACGCGATATCAACTTCTCACTTGCAAGAGTCTCCTTGAGAGAACCTCCGGCAAAATGATGAGGAAAAGTCTAGAGAGTTCTAGAGAGAATTACAGCTTAGGAATTCAGCGTAAAAAGTACGAGCATAACATGTTgctttttataaagtaaaCGTTAACAACGTCTTCCGTCACCATCCAACGTCGGTAACGCCAAGTTGCATTTGCCAGCTCACAAACACGCACGTGCACTTCTTCTTATCCATGTGTGAGCTGACCTTCTAGATCGCTATATCATAGTTTGAGTAGCCGttattgtgttgttgttggaatATCTGTCGTTGTTGTGCTTGATGTTGTTGGAGTACGTAGCTGCCGTTCTTGGGTTGACTGTGCTGGTCGCAGGATGTGTAAAGGAGCGTTAGAGCAAAGGTTGTATTAATGTTGATAACCGCTGGtggtgtgtgtgtttggtgAGGCGTTTCTCTTCCATGGTCAGCATCGAGCGAGCTTCAATGAACTTTGggtatgaagaagaagaagatgatgaaaatagAGCGGAGATAGGATAGATCGCGTCTGATACCATATGTAATAAGATTGTGAAAACACAGTAGAGAATTATATTCATAAGATAATGTTAATATATGTTACAATAGGCTTGGCCTCCAAATATCTATACATATTTGATCttgttgatattatttctATATTGTAGGATATTTATATGTATCTAAATGATATTatctaacaaaattttggaaagGGATCACAAAAGAATGTTGGCCATCCTacgaataaaaatatacatatataaaagaaatgacaaatatacatacataatatattaatagGATTAATAAAAGCTTCTCTAGCGAATATGAACCAAACTGGGAACATAATTATAGATGACAGGCTCTTTATAATGGTCGACTTTTTTAGCATAAACTTCCGTACATTTATAGTCTTCAATAACGTAAACTCTATGAACCCCTTCTTTTTTATCACAAAATACAACGACTTTGTTCTCTTCGTCCTGAATGAAGAAATTAGGCAGGTTGAACCGAATATCAAAGTTTTCAGCATCAATTCTCATGAGTTTGCTCCAAGACACTTTTTGTCCATCTATCACAGATCCCGTCATCCAAATTTCCACAGAATATGGATGACGCGTTTGATGTAATATCGAAATTCTATCATTTTTAACGAACATAGAAAGATGATCTTCACAAGGATATGCCAAAAAAGGCAAAGAAAGACGTCCAAACATCTCAgctgaaaaatcaaatgtcACAATGACACCTTCATGCGTATTTTCATCTGCACCAATCCAATAAGAATTCCCATTCAAGGATACCCAACGAGTAggaaattcaagaagaaaatcaatttcaaCGTTAAGAACTCTCCAAGAGTTAGACGTAAAGTCATATATTTCAACCTCTAAATATTTCAAACAGAATTTACAGGAATGCCAGCTGGCTGCTGGAAACAACAAGATCTTGTATCGACGATCACCGTATTTTTTATCGCACCCAAAAGCATATCCAGGAGTATTAGTAGTACGTACTTTATGTATGTGTCGTTCAATCCACTTTGTTTGCTTTAAACATGGGTTCCAGActataatttcaaaacatcTTGTGAGGCCGAAGAGTAAACCGTCGCAATGAAGAACTTCAAACacttcacatttttttttacaaatacaTTCTGTTAGATTAAGTTTACAACTAGTAACGTTGTAAGGTACAATCCCGTTTTTGGAGTTCACAACTAATcgtaaaaaaattcaaatcaagGAATAAGataaacatattttgtttcatggCATTATCAAAGTGTTTCTTAGAAAATCCATGATCGTCAAATAGAGAATTCCATCGTTTGCAAGTAGATCGGAGTCGTATGAGAGATTTTGTTGGAACCCTAGAAAGTATTTCATCTATCAAATCATATGGTAGATTAGATaacattttctctcttttatctaAACTCTTATACAATGACTACAATTTAGATATATTGTGTGCAAAGagtactaatatatatataccagtCGTTGAAGGAAATAAACTAATCAAAGTAAACTATCTGCCTACAGTTATTATATCATTGAATGAAATCTAAATGATATAGATAATTAGATATCATATCACTGAATTCTTATATATTAATGATATAGATATCATATTAGTgttgaaaaagtaaaaaaattatactttttctGTTCCACCAAATTTGATGTTGTGGAATTTTCacacaaatcaagaaaaagttatttttttatatttttaattattaatttaataatattaactttatttttattttctatttattggtttaaataataataataataataatttaatttatacataacATCAatctttatgaaaaaaaaaaaccacaacaTCAATCTTTGTGGAAAACATGGAATAATATTTTAGGTAGgagtgaatttttttttaatattgtgtGTTGCAACACTGTAATTTATTAATCATTGGTGCCAAGTGTTTTACGTATCATTAGAAATATTACTTAAGAAATAAGAGTTTTGACGCGTGGTTAGTTTTCTAATTGTGCAACTACTAAATATGAcatctccaaaaaaaaaagaaaaatcaatattttctcaGAATATGCTAGCTAGTAATTGAATTTCTATCAACTACTGTATATaacatttccaaaaaaaacttatctcttaaagtaaaataataataatgttttacaataaaatatataccctttttcaatcatatttgaaaatttcacaatttttctttttcttttatataaatatatattacaaaatactAGTTAAGATCTTacaacaaagtaaaaagataggagaaatatatattattgaatCATTCAAATCTGATTCATTTCCAAATATGCtacaaggaaagaaaaaaattggtttcCAAATGTGCTCTTCTCCGGAAATTATCAGCTCAGGCAGTCATCTATAGCATTTAGCGACAGCGAAATTATGTTTTGCATAACTCCATTCGTTTGTCCCCGTTTGTTATCTTCAAATTGGTTGACCGTGAAATTCGCAACATAATCACTTTGAGACGTCATCGGAAGTGTTGGCAAAGGTTAATCCTCCTCTGGATTCGTTAGTCACCCCAAGTCTTTCCTTCTCTATTGTAGccttgtttttattcttttttgtcttggCTACTCTTTCATAGGTTCTACTCTTATTTATAATGATATTAACATATTtagcaacaaacaaaaaatgtgctaaaaagaaaaaagaaatggtttcaCAAGTCAGAACTATAATTTTAATAGatagttttatatgttttcaacTATAATAGTTTTACTTATTTACATCTATAATGTGTTATGCTATAAATGTCTAAACCGTCCACTTAGCTCTTAAACACTCTTGAGCATTGGTAATAAGTGAAAAATCTTTACGTTGGAAATTTTAAGTCGTTGAGtttaattgtataaaatcTGTATTTTAATTTCCAACGTAAAGCCGACAACACAGTTCATTTGGAAAAGTAAGTGTAAATTGATGATAATATAAGTtactttttgtcttcttcaaaatatgtttCAGCTATAAATTATTCTGATTTccgagttttgttttgaaaagtttCATAATAACTACCAAAAAATTGTGTAATCTAATTGTGATGATTTCTGACAAGCTAGAATGCTTTTGAATTTACTACCACAAAATCAGCATAAGAATAAACCGAAATATAGTAGTGAATTAACATCATAGGGATGAATTTGGTAGACAGATGAATTAATGGAAAGGGTTTAAATTGTTGCTCGGATGCtattctgaagaagaagaggatggtTTTGCTTCAACAACAGGTTTGCCTTTCTCTCTAAGTTTAGCAATGGAAGCCTTCATTTCTTCTTTACGCTTCTTACTCGCCAATACCTTGGCCTGAACTCCGGTCACGGTCGggtctttcttctccttaggtggtggtggaggcggCCGTCTTGCTGCCGCCATTGCCTCCTCCTTAGCGGCCAGAGCGTTCCAACTCCATAGCGCACCGCCTAGCCCCACCAAAATTGTCCTGCATAGAGATTCTtccatttatgattttgtttaggAATCTTACAACGATCACGGTACTAAAAGCAAAAACCGGAGTCAAAGTGGATGTGAGGTTGATCCGGTCCAACCGGTCTGATcgaatttggaaaaaaaatagttgtttttaaaataaccaatattataaaatattaatcagtaaaaacttaagaaataTGTACGTTTGCCAAATGGTAAACatatttaaacaattttacaaatataacataaatttaaCACCGATTTGAATTAAAACAGCCCGGTCCATTTAGCCCGTTTTGATTTGAGAAGAGTGTTTTGGCCTTTTGGGTTGATGAACAATGTGCTTTTGGAAAATATCAGTGCGGATTGGATTTTTAATCATCGACACAAACACTTAAGAAATCTAATCTAGTACAAAAAGATTGTAATTCACTCTATTCATAAAttggttttgatatatatataaacaagcaTAACAACATTCTTAGactttgattaattttttccAACAGTTATCTATTTGATCACCTGCGATTAATTGGTGGAACTGCAAGGACGACGGGAGGAGCCTGCGGCAGTGACCGCGGCGATGGAGAGGAGAGTCTGGCGGCGTGAGCAGCCGGTGAGAGAGGAACGAGTGAATGTGCCACCATGGCTAAttcaagaaaatgtaaaagcaaGAGATGTAACAAAAATTGGTAAACACACTAATAGAAGATAGAGTGGGATAGTGTTGTAGTAGCATTGCAATTTATATCTGCTTGTTCATTGGTTGGATTTGGATAAGACATCaaaatagattatttttttctgtctaccaagaaaataagactttcaagaaatccaaaaacgctgcgttttcctttttaatgAACAACACTTTCAAGGTCCAAAACGCACCGTATGTCGttattctgtttttcttgttcGCTTTTTAATtgcatttcttttcttttagaatttttgaagatttgaaagtataattttttaaaaaaaaacatggcaATAATTAAGCTCCCGTAGCTGTATTCaatccaaaatatttcaaaagcaTACAGATAAAAAGTagactttgaaaaaaaaagttaagtaTGAGAGTTATGATCTACTTGATCATCACAAACctacaataaacaaaagaaagtggGAATTGTCTCAAACAATTACACAACATATCTGTTTACACAAACACATCTTCAAcagaaacaataataaaaatcaaatgtttctccttaaagaaagataaagcaaTCCAAATCAATCAAAGGATTGCCAACTTCTTCAAATATTGGAACCACTGGTTCCCTATCTTTTGTGATTACTTCTCTGATAATTGTTTGGTCGATCTTAGAACTTATGCGATGTATTCGAGGCTCTGATCTGTTGCTCATATGACAAATCTTGCGACCAGACAGATCTAAACTATCTTTCCTTACACAAGAAGAGACCGTCAAACTAGCCGCGGCTACACCAAATCTCCGGCTTGGAGATGGTGATTTCAAGAAATTTCCCTCATATCTTCTGCTTGGAGATGGAGATTTCAAGTACTTTCCCTTGGTTAAGgagtttgatgaagaagagataacaactctttcttgatcttgacGAAAGCTCTTTTGTCGTGTCAATGAACGATGGTTTGGTGATAGCTCTCGAGTTCTCTTAGAACAATTTGATCCTCTTTTAGAATCTTCATTTGCTCTGTTTGGTGTTGTTGAATTCCGGCTTGGTATAACCGGAGAATCAAACCGGCTAGGATATCTCGGTTTTGTGGTTTTCATAGATAGAGAAGCTTCTCGTAAGGAATTGATTCGAGCAACATGTGAATTCTCTTGGTAACAAGCACGCAAGAAATCATTGGAGAAAGATCTCTCCTTCGAAACCGAAACTGAAGAGGCGGTCGAAAGTGACGAGTTTGATGAGCTGAGAGAAGAGTTGCTTGTGGTTGAAGGTTGGATTGGAGAGAAAGATGCCAACTTCACAGGAGAAGGGGGAGGGATTACTTTACCCGGGATATTGATAAACTTATTCGGGACAGGGATAGGATGAAACCGGTTTTTCTCCGGAAGATTAAGTGGAGAAACACGACTTGGACAACGAGACATGAACATCTTCTCTGGAACAGAACAGTACTTCTCGTGAggttcttctgcttctttgaAATCTTTCGACTTTGGAGAGCATTTGCTGATACAACAACCCATTCCTAGAGTTTGATTTCAATACTTTTTTCGAAAAATCTGTACGAGAGAAAGTAACTATTAAAAGGGATTGGTTACAACAGGAAATGGAGATGCTTATTGTATATAATGtgtattttgtgtgtgtgtggacTTTTTAGCTAGGCGTGATCCTATATTAAAAGGattaaggaagaaaaaagtggaagagagaaaaagtgaggtagtttttgaattttggttggCGGGTATGATGAAGCAGCCGTTAGTATTATTAAACTGTTACCGTTTAACTTCAAATACAAAGCCCAATAAAAGTTGGACTTATTTTGGAAGCCCAGATCCATTTATGTTAGTCTATAAACAACAGTCTCGAgcaacaacacaacacaagtTACTAAGTTAGTAAGTTACACATTTTTCAGGCATGGGTGCGTTATCTCGAGGTTATATATAGAGTTAATTATCAAATACAGTATACTTACCCTTAATTTACGTGTTACTTAAATATGTCAAACATATAATGTCTATTATAGTATAGCTGCGATGAAGATCtgactctctcttttttttccctcatGAAGAAGATCTGGACTCTATACGCAACAAAAAGTTAAGCCTAAGaaagaatattttattttgggcGACAATAatagtatatgttttttgtttatatccTTGAATTTGATAGTTAAGGAAATTATTACTCCGaacaaagaaaactatttttagtAGCAAAACATGAATATGCTTTCATGTCCAATAAAAATCGGAGATTCAGAAGCAATGACACACCGGCAGCAACGAAACTGGACTTCTGCCACGTCACTAATGACGAAAACCTTTCTACTATGGATCTTTGGTAGGCCCCCAATGTCCTAATTGAAGTTGACACGaaggtttgtgtttgttgtgttctttATTCAACACCTCGTGGTCTCGagtcttatttctttttcttttttgagtttttttgtttctctagtACTTTGTCAATTACATGTTTCgactaatatatattaattgtttttatctttcgTTTTCAAAGAATCTTTAATTCACATATACATTCAAGACAAGACATAAATTGTACGCTGcttctttaaaataaagttgtaAGGAAgtgttgttgacaaaaatatatttgtaatggGGTTTCCCAAAACACAGTATATATAGAGGAAAATagttactcttttttttttttgtcatagGAAAACAATTACTCTTGTTTTCgtatatttgtgtttttggatgcgaaatatatagaagaaaacattgttttatttCCGATACTTTggtcaatatatatttatctgtTAACATCCAataatttcaatatatttcAAACTCTTAACTTACTGACAATTCCACCAAGTCCACATATAGGACAAGTTTTGGTCCTACGCATGTCATGCATAATTTGTACCCGTATTAATGTCATGttaaatattccaaaatacCCCttaactttttcatatttacttAATTACTATATGGATTAATGGATGCCTATTATAGTATTACCGCATTATCCATTTAATTGTGTTTGTATATccactattttctttttctttttttggttttaatgtgaAATATATCCACTGCCTTTTCgtcacttttcttttcttttctttcttaaatcaaTCATTATCACATAAACTCTGAATTTCGAGACAGCACGTTTgcatattttatattcaaaactaCAATCACATGATGATAATCACCATGAAAACAGagtatgcttttttttttcttaaaatgataaaaacagTATGTACCATAATTAATCACAACGCATCATGGTCAAATATAGTACTACTTGGTTTTACATAGCAAGAGTATTAAAGATATTAAGCCCATCATTCATCATCTCCCTTTCTCGTAGactgtaaaaagaaaaaagcaaagagaaaccaacaaacaaggaaaaaacagaaaatcttTAGCCTAATTAAGTTTATAAACAacagaaaaacagaggaggagaagaaccCATTTAAGATCTTGACGGctaaaatatctttaaacaCCACGAAAAAGACCGATCAGTAGCGAGTGGGATACACGCGCTTGCCGTCATGGTCACCGTCACCGTCACGGGATGGCTGAGAACTCTGTTTACCGTCGCAGGATGGACggaacaaagagaaaatggcTTTGGCGGCTTTAGTCTTCACCAACTCTCTCTCCTTTGGGATCACACtcccttctttcttcttgaacgGCTTCAGTTCTCCGgagctcatcttcttcagacTATAAGTAAGAATGTATGTGtttgtgtgtatgtatatatctGTGTGTGTGGCTTTGTAATTTTTGCAGAGAAGCAGAGAGTATTGGGTTTATATAGAGAAGAGTGACCACTGTTGATCAAGAATTACAAGACTTGTGCGCTAAGTTGCTCCATGTTCACACTACGTGTCAGCTCTTATTTGATGTATACATGTTATCAACAACTTCTACTTAGTATTTTAGCAACTAATGACGAGGAAAATAAAGTGAAACTTACAGCTAATTTTCATAACATTTTATTGGATATTTATATACGTAACTTAATAATCAACCCGCCAgttcaaataaaagaaaaatatatattattataggAAAATTTCATGCATCCCCttcattaataattaattatcttgTATTAAtgtatttcaattttcatatattagtGAAAGGCACAAACTTGGGAACTAAGGCTCACTCTCCCATCGGTGCAAGGAACTTGtaacaaaagtttttatccaaaagaagaacttgtaataaaagtttatatttttgttcacGGCTCTTTTctgattatttaattaatcaacAATTAGTGAAGTTGAGAAACAACAAGTAAAGCTAATTGTTAACTGAAGAACAAGTACAAGAAAGTCCAGTGAATGTGACTACTAGACCGGTTTCTAATCTTAGCTGTATATAGTGTTTTCACTCTTTTGGCATTTAAACATCAATCCAAAATGTTTTATGCGTTCCAACCACCGAATCCATCTAAATTTTCAATACACGAATTCATATTCATGACTAACTTGCTTGattaataacaatattttcaaatcctTTTTGACGTTGACTATTGaccaaaagtttttttttccttactgactaaaaagttaaatgcactaaaagaaaaaggtctCGATCATTATATAGCCGAGAGAGACCTTGTAGAAAATAAGTGCGTGTTTAGTTTGATTTGTCGATATAGTTCAATGAATCTAACAATATCAAAACTTTTGGGCCAATCATGTCTAGATTTATAGTTAAAAGCAAGCATCCTATATATCATAGGCTGTTGCTATATATGTGTTTATTTCCCTTTTTTAGTAAATCTGATTTGttgatctctttgttttctttatggtTTATTTCCTTATGCTCAGTccaaattaaccaaaatatatcgTTTGATCGTAAAGCATTACAGGCAGGATTAAGCCAAAGGTCATTTTTATCTTGTGGAATGTGGTAGATAAGAGACTATAAAGATTTTGTTGTCAAAGATGCTAGTGTGAAGTGTGAACGTTGAACGGGAAGATTAGTAGGAAAtcataattataatttggaAGATTCTTATTTTGGAAACAGTTGTGGAGTCAaagacaatttttttaatcgcGGTAAAGTAatgactttctttttaatgtgaAGACCAACGACCGAATGTCGAGATAATTAGCCTGCTCCAAATAATTGTACTTCTCTTCTATAGTTCTATAGATTCGAAAACTGTAGTAATCTATCTTGATATCAGTGTTAAAGATCTATTGAGACATATATTCCAGTTTAAGTCTGGTTCGGTTTACTAAACTCAACTATGGTCTAGGGTATTCGTATTATTTAAGTTTTCTGTAAGTTTATTAACTGGAATGAAGACAAATCTTctccagttttttttttttttttttttttgtctatgtTATTTTGGATCCGAAATGCGAGAAGATCATGTTCTACAATGTGTTACGCCATGGTATTTTGAGTATATTCAGCAGGCACTAACCAAAACTGCATTTCGAACCATTTATGTCATTGGTCAAATAGGCTTGACATATTAGCTCTCGTGGGCCTAAAATGTTTCCTACCTGGTACAAATGATATAGTAAACCTGCAGATTTCTTATGCtcattgtttaattttaatgtgTTAAGGTAAATAAGTTATTTCAAaatctattttcttataagttataaaaacatgtaataCATTTTGGAACTTggttacaaaaaatattatcgaAATTGTAGGGAAGTTTCCAAAAACAGTtattgaaattaataaaataaaattttcattatataaatTCTTCATTCGTCAAAAGATTCAGTATATGCTATATCTGACTCACGGATAGTACAACAAAAGCCCACGCACATGCTTTAATTCCACACACACAGAACAAGTCTGGTCAAAGCATTTTGTGCTGCTCAGCTGTGCTCACAATTAGTTTCACGACAAAACCTAATTGAGAGTATACCCCTATTTAACATTTACAAATCTCGATTATCGAGACATCACGGTGGCATATTGAATTAGAGTTTATCAATGATAAACAAAAGGAGTGAATAATTACGACTAATACCATAAACACAATTAACCGTCACAATCAtcataatttgatttttgtttacaaattaaagaaagatatCATAATCTTTCGTCACCCAGCCCCTACCGGAAACTGAATAGTAGAGAAAACATTTAAatctttaagaagaaagaaagagagaagcatAATTATCAAAAGCTTATAATTATCAACGAGAACACCAacatttagatatataaaaaaaaaacataaaaagaaaacccatAAACGATCATGACGGCATATATATCTTCAATCCCAAGAAAATGGCCGATCAACGATGAGTACCGGGGTACACGCGCCCTCCGTTACCTTTGCC
This sequence is a window from Arabidopsis thaliana chromosome 1 sequence. Protein-coding genes within it:
- a CDS encoding uncharacterized protein (unknown protein; Has 29 Blast hits to 29 proteins in 12 species: Archae - 0; Bacteria - 0; Metazoa - 0; Fungi - 2; Plants - 27; Viruses - 0; Other Eukaryotes - 0 (source: NCBI BLink).); this translates as MVAHSLVPLSPAAHAARLSSPSPRSLPQAPPVVLAVPPINRRTILVGLGGALWSWNALAAKEEAMAAARRPPPPPPKEKKDPTVTGVQAKVLASKKRKEEMKASIAKLREKGKPVVEAKPSSSSSE
- a CDS encoding TPRXL (unknown protein; FUNCTIONS IN: molecular_function unknown; INVOLVED IN: N-terminal protein myristoylation; LOCATED IN: cellular_component unknown; EXPRESSED IN: cotyledon; Has 380 Blast hits to 286 proteins in 63 species: Archae - 0; Bacteria - 6; Metazoa - 254; Fungi - 44; Plants - 13; Viruses - 5; Other Eukaryotes - 58 (source: NCBI BLink).), with the translated sequence MGCCISKCSPKSKDFKEAEEPHEKYCSVPEKMFMSRCPSRVSPLNLPEKNRFHPIPVPNKFINIPGKVIPPPSPVKLASFSPIQPSTTSNSSLSSSNSSLSTASSVSVSKERSFSNDFLRACYQENSHVARINSLREASLSMKTTKPRYPSRFDSPVIPSRNSTTPNRANEDSKRGSNCSKRTRELSPNHRSLTRQKSFRQDQERVVISSSSNSLTKGKYLKSPSPSRRYEGNFLKSPSPSRRFGVAAASLTVSSCVRKDSLDLSGRKICHMSNRSEPRIHRISSKIDQTIIREVITKDREPVVPIFEEVGNPLIDLDCFIFL
- a CDS encoding uncharacterized protein (unknown protein; Has 9 Blast hits to 9 proteins in 2 species: Archae - 0; Bacteria - 0; Metazoa - 0; Fungi - 0; Plants - 9; Viruses - 0; Other Eukaryotes - 0 (source: NCBI BLink).); this translates as MSSGELKPFKKKEGSVIPKERELVKTKAAKAIFSLFRPSCDGKQSSQPSRDGDGDHDGKRVYPTRY